In one Nocardia tengchongensis genomic region, the following are encoded:
- a CDS encoding DUF6986 family protein, protein MRVPPETLSGIESRLRDVDSELARRYPGDRPGQPVHTAYASGADAAIDLPNQWGAAALELAAEQRELLAELAGEDVVDRVFAALSERPIQDLRFDFEDGYGTRGDEIEDRDALHAGAVLKALAPEVSSRGIRMKGLTSLEWARAVRTLEKVLEGAGGVPEGFVFTVPKIRHIEQADITVDLCEAVEAAHGLAAGSLKFELQIESPQAIIAADGTSPVAQLIQRSAGRCTGLHYGTYDYSAACGIAPKFQSLEHPVADHAKAVMQAAAATTGVWVCDGSTQVLPLGTDAEVRAAVARHFRLVTRSLERGYYQGWDMGAGHLVTRWLATFAFFREGLGVAAPRIGRYLDRQGGAVMDEPATAQALATVVLRGLECGAFDPAEVIAIAPNATVEVLHQLRERKIPAL, encoded by the coding sequence GTGAGGGTGCCACCGGAGACATTGAGCGGGATCGAATCCCGTTTGCGGGACGTGGATTCGGAGCTGGCGCGCCGCTACCCGGGTGATCGCCCGGGCCAGCCGGTGCACACCGCGTACGCCTCGGGCGCGGACGCCGCGATCGACCTGCCGAACCAATGGGGTGCGGCCGCACTGGAACTCGCCGCCGAACAGCGCGAGCTGCTGGCCGAGCTGGCCGGCGAGGACGTCGTCGATCGGGTGTTCGCGGCGCTGAGCGAGCGCCCCATCCAGGACCTGCGCTTCGACTTCGAGGACGGTTACGGCACCCGCGGCGACGAGATCGAGGACCGTGACGCCCTGCACGCCGGTGCGGTGCTCAAAGCCCTTGCCCCCGAGGTGAGTTCGCGCGGTATCCGGATGAAGGGCTTGACCTCCCTGGAATGGGCGCGCGCCGTGCGCACCCTGGAGAAGGTGCTCGAAGGCGCGGGCGGGGTGCCCGAGGGCTTCGTGTTCACCGTCCCCAAGATCCGCCACATCGAGCAGGCCGACATCACCGTCGACCTGTGCGAGGCCGTCGAGGCCGCGCACGGGCTGGCCGCCGGCTCGCTGAAGTTCGAGCTGCAGATCGAGAGCCCGCAGGCCATCATCGCCGCCGACGGCACCTCCCCGGTCGCCCAGCTGATCCAGCGCTCGGCCGGACGCTGCACCGGATTGCACTACGGCACTTACGATTACAGCGCCGCCTGCGGGATCGCGCCGAAGTTCCAGTCGCTGGAGCACCCGGTCGCCGACCACGCCAAGGCCGTCATGCAGGCCGCCGCGGCCACCACCGGCGTGTGGGTGTGCGACGGCTCCACCCAGGTGCTGCCGCTGGGCACCGACGCCGAGGTGCGCGCGGCGGTGGCCCGGCACTTCCGCCTGGTCACCCGGTCGCTCGAGCGCGGCTACTACCAGGGCTGGGACATGGGCGCGGGTCACCTGGTGACCCGCTGGCTGGCCACCTTCGCGTTCTTCCGCGAGGGCCTGGGCGTCGCCGCCCCGCGCATCGGCCGCTACCTGGATCGTCAGGGCGGCGCGGTGATGGACGAACCGGCCACCGCGCAGGCCCTGGCAACGGTGGTGCTGCGCGGCTTGGAGTGCGGCGCTTTCGATCCCGCCGAAGTGATCGCGATCGCGCCCAACGCCACCGTCGAGGTATTGCATCAATTGCGAGAAAGGAAGATTCCGGCGCTATGA